The Gouania willdenowi chromosome 3, fGouWil2.1, whole genome shotgun sequence genome includes a region encoding these proteins:
- the sec11a gene encoding signal peptidase complex catalytic subunit SEC11A, which translates to MLSLDFLDDVRRMNKRQLYYQVLNFGMIVSSALMIWKGLMVVTGSESPIVVVLSGSMEPAFHRGDLLFLTNRVEDPIRVGEIVVFRIEGREIPIVHRVLKIHEKANGDIKFLTKGDNNAVDDRGLYKQGQHWLEKKDVVGRARGFVPYIGIVTILMNDYPKFKYAVLFLLGLFVLVHRE; encoded by the exons ATGTTATCATTAGACTTTCTGGACGATGTCCGTCGCATGAATAAGCGGCAG CTCTATTACCAGGTGCTGAATTTTGGTATGATAGTTTCCTCTGCGCTGATGATCTGGAAAGGACTAATGGTGGTCACTGGGAGTGAAAGTCccattgttgttgttctcaG TGGGAGTATGGAGCCAGCTTTCCATAGAGGAGACCTCTTGTTTTTGACCAATCGAGTGGAGGATCCAATAAGAGTGGGAGAAATCGTGGTCTTTAGGATAGAAGGGAGGGAGATCCCCATAGTACACAGAGTACTGAAGATTCACGAAAA GGCGAATGGGGACATTAAGTTCTTGACCAAAGGAGACAACAATGCAGTGGATGACAGAGGGCTGTACAAGCAGGGCCAGCATTGGTTGGAGAAAAAAGACGTGGTGGGACGAGCCAGGG GGTTTGTGCCATACATAGGAATCGTCACCATTCTCATGAATGATTATCCCAAGTTCAAA TACGCTGTGCTCTTCCTGCTGGGGCTCTTTGTGTTGGTCCATCGGGAATGA